Proteins encoded by one window of Camelus bactrianus isolate YW-2024 breed Bactrian camel chromosome 9, ASM4877302v1, whole genome shotgun sequence:
- the LOC105074418 gene encoding uncharacterized protein LOC105074418 — MAAAALRVGAQGSVTFEDVAVYFSCEEWCLLDEVQIRLYLDVMLENFALVSMLDSLHGVEGEETPCEQSILLEVSQIRTPKAAVSPEKSQPCRMCVPVLRDILHLAEHQGRNREQKSYTCGACGKQFYFTANLQQHQRQLVRDKPFRCDLWRASFLKTCTAHASRNLFTCREIGKDFLANMGLQQQDTDPRKKVNNSSECGAVFQSGRSHPSWGECRKASSQTNVLVQDGRALCSEGLGECSSCGKACTKKCNLIQELQKVPPEENPCECNQRGKCYSRESSFLTHHRVHAGEGPYKCSECGKSFRRSLHLSTHRRIHTGEELYECKECDKSFIRRCNFTQHQRVHTGERRYECNVCGKFFSRKFSFLIHQRIHSGERPYKCSECGKSFSGSHHLSAHRKIHMGANPYDCKDCDRSFIRRCNFIQHQRVHTREKPYQCSECGKCFTYYSRFLTHQRVHTGERLYECSECGKFFIKKSSFLIHQRVHTGESPYECSECGKFFSNNSRFLTHQRVHSGVKPYECSECGKSFTSRSSLCYHQRVHTGERPFKCSECGKSFIGRSGLRYHQRVHTGERPYECCECGKFFTNNSKFLIHQRLHTGEKPYECSQCGKSFSARSSLRYHQRVHTGERPYKCSECGKSYIGRAGLVNHQRVHTGERPYTCSECGKSFICKSGLLYHQRVHTGETPYECNECGKSFTDRSGLRYHKRVHSGEKPYECSQCGRSFTARSSLCYHQRVHTGGKPPESSECGKSFTDRSGLLYRQRVPS; from the coding sequence ATTCTTTGCATGGAGTCGAGGGTGAAGAGACACCTTGTGAACAGAGCATACTTTTAGAAGTGTCACAGATCAGGACCCCCAAGGCAGCTGTGTCTCCTGAGAAGTCCCAGCCCTGTAGGATGTGTGTTCCAGTCTTGAGAGACATCTTGCACTTGGCTGAACACCAAGGAAGAAATAGGGAGCAGAAATCATACACATGTGGAGCATGTGGGAAACAATTCTATTTCACTGCAAACCTTCAGCAGCACCAGAGGCAGCTCGTTAGAGACAAACCCTTCAGATGTGATCTGTGGAGAGCCTCATTTTTGAAGACCTGCACAGCCCATGCATCAAGGAATCTTTTTACCTGTAGGGAAATTGGGAAGGACTTCTTGGCCAACATGGGACTTCAGCAACAGGACACTGATCCCAGGAAGAAAGTAAACAACAGTAGTGAGTGTGGAGCTGTTTTTCAGAGTGGAAGAAGTCATCCCAGCTGGGGAGAATGCAGGAAAGCCTCCAGCCAGACAAATGTGCTTGTTCAGGATGGAAGAGCCCTCTGTAGTGAAGGGTTGGGTGAGTGCAGCAGTTGTGGGAAAGCTTGCACCAAAAAGTGTAACCTTATTCAAGAGCTCCAGAAAGTTCCCCCTGAAGAAAACCCGTGTGAATGCAACCAACGTGGAAAATGTTACAGCAGGGAATCCAGTTTCCTTACACATCACAGAGTTCATGCTGGAGAAGGGCCTTACAAGTGCAGCGAGTGTGGGAAATCCTTTCGCCGAAGCCTCCACCTCAGTACGCACAGGAGAATCCACACTGGAGAAGAGCTTTATGAGTGCAAGGAATGTGACAAATCTTTTATCCGGAGGTGCAACTTCACTCAACATCAGagagttcacactggagaaaggCGTTACGAGTGCAATGTATGTGGAAAATTTTTTAGCAGGAAATTCAGTTTTCTTATACACCAGAGAATTCATAGTGGAGAAAGGCCTTAcaagtgcagtgagtgtgggaaGTCATTTAGCGGAAGCCACCACCTCAGTGCCCATAGGAAAATCCACATGGGAGCAAATCCTTACGACTGCAAGGACTGTGATAGATCTTTTATCCGAAGGTGCAACTTTATTCAACATCAGAGAGTTCACACTAGAGAAAAGCCTTATCAGTGTAGTGAATGTGGCAAGTGTTTTACCTACTATTCCAGATTCCTTACACATCAGagagttcacactggagaaaggctttatgaatgcagtgaatgtgggaaattttttatcaaaaaatccagttttcttatacatcagagagttcacactggagaaagTCCTTAtgaatgcagtgaatgtggaaaaTTTTTTAGTAATAACTCCAGATTCCTTACACATCAGAGAGTTCACAGTGGAGTAAAGCCTTATGagtgcagtgagtgtgggaaGTCTTTTACTTCTAGGTCTAGCCTCTGTTACCATCAGAGAGTTCACACTGGAGAGCGGCCTTTtaagtgcagtgaatgtgggaagtCTTTTATTGGTAGATCTGGCCTCCGTTATCATCAGagagttcacactggagaaagACCTTACGAATGCTGTGAATGTGGGAAATTTTTTACCAACAACTCCAAGTTCCTTATACATCAGAGACTTCACACTGGAGAAAAGCCTTATGAGTGCAGTCAGTGTGGGAAATCTTTTTCTGCTAGGTCTAGCCTTCGATATCATCAGAGAGTTCACACTGGAGAGCGGCCCTATAAGTgtagtgaatgtgggaaatcttATATTGGTAGGGCTGGCCTCGTTAAtcatcagagagttcacacagGAGAGCGGCCTTATACATgtagtgaatgtgggaaatcttttaTTTGTAAGTCTGGCCTCCTTTATCATCAGagagttcacactggagaaaCCCCTTATGAGTgcaatgaatgtgggaaatcttttaCCGATAGATCTGGCCTTCGTTATCATAAGAGAGTTCACAGTGGAGAAAAGCCTTATGAGTGCAGTCAGTGTGGGAGATCTTTTACTGCTAGGTCTAGCCTGTGTTATCATCAGAGAGTTCACACTGGAGGAAAGCCACCTGAGTccagtgaatgtgggaaatcttttaCTGATAGGTCTGGCCTCCTTTACCGTCAGAGAGTTCCTAGTTGA